Within Staphylococcus sp. NRL 16/872, the genomic segment GGTTATTTATGATTGGATTTAACGTATGTTTCTTACCACAATTCATCCTTGGATTAGATGGTATGCCACGTCGTTTATACACTTACATGCCATCAGATGGTTGGTGGTTACTAAATGTTATTTCAACTATCGGAGCATTAATGATGGCTGTTGGCTTCCTATTCTTAGTAGCAAGTATCGTTTACAGTCATATTAAATCACCTCGCGAAGCAACTGGTGATAACTGGGATGGTTTAGGACGTACTTTAGAGTGGTCAACTGCTTCAGCAATTCCACCTAAATATAACTTCGCCGTTACTCCAGATTGGAATGACTATGATACATTTGTTGATATGAAAGAACATGGTCGTCATTTCTTAGATAACCATAATTACAAAGATATTCACATGCCAAATAATACTCATACAGGTGTCTTCATGGGTATATTCATGTTAATCGGTGGTTTCTTCTTAATCTTTGATACTGTCGTTCCTGCAATTATTTGCTTAGTGGGTATTTTAGGAACATTGGTTTACCAAAGTTTCGTGCAAGACCATGGATATCATATCCCTGCTTCTGAAGTCGCTGAGAATGAAGCTCGCTTAAGAGAAGCTCGTATTAAAGAAAGGGAGGCTGTAAGTCATGAGTCATGATACAAATACTGTTGATTCACGTACGCATGAAGGTCAATTGAATAAACTTGGCTTCTGGATTTTCCTTACAGCCGAATTCGCGTTATTCGGTACCTTATTTGCAACGTTATTAACGTTGCAACATGGTGGCGATTACGGTGGCAAAATGACAACTGAATTATTCGAGTTACCACTCGTTTTAATCATGACATTTGCCTTATTAATTAGTTCTTATACATGTGGTATCTCAATCTACTACATGCGTAAAGAGAAACAAAACTTAATGATGTTTTGGATGATTCTTACAGTACTTTTAGGTTTAGTATTCGTTGGATTCGAAATTTACGAGTTCAGCC encodes:
- the qoxC gene encoding cytochrome aa3 quinol oxidase subunit III, with protein sequence MSHDTNTVDSRTHEGQLNKLGFWIFLTAEFALFGTLFATLLTLQHGGDYGGKMTTELFELPLVLIMTFALLISSYTCGISIYYMRKEKQNLMMFWMILTVLLGLVFVGFEIYEFSHYASEGVTPKLSSYWSSFFILLGTHGAHVSLGIGWIICLLIQVATRGLNKFNAPKLFIVSLYWHFLDVVWIFIFTAVYMIGMVYSG